One window from the genome of Pantoea cypripedii encodes:
- a CDS encoding cysteine dioxygenase encodes MSELQHHRLRTFVSHLAQLLDSQPDEHTILQRGSSWLSELIRHDDWLDEAFTQPHPQHYQQYLLYADAQQRFSVVSFVWGPGQQTPIHDHRVWGLIGMLRGAEISQSWQPGPQGLQPEGSPVRLEPGSVEAVSPTVGDIHRVSNAFDDRVSISIHVYGANIGAVQRAVYREDGSENVFISGYSNRYLPNIWDLSHD; translated from the coding sequence GTGAGTGAGCTTCAGCACCATCGTTTACGGACCTTTGTCAGCCATCTGGCGCAGTTGCTCGATAGCCAGCCCGATGAACACACTATTTTGCAACGCGGCAGCAGCTGGCTGAGTGAGTTAATCCGTCATGATGACTGGCTGGATGAAGCCTTCACCCAGCCACATCCGCAGCATTATCAACAATATTTACTCTACGCCGATGCACAGCAACGCTTCTCGGTGGTGAGTTTTGTCTGGGGACCGGGCCAGCAAACCCCGATTCACGACCATCGCGTCTGGGGTTTGATTGGCATGTTACGCGGCGCGGAAATTTCGCAGTCGTGGCAACCCGGGCCACAGGGATTACAACCAGAAGGCTCGCCAGTGCGTCTGGAGCCGGGCAGCGTTGAAGCGGTGTCACCCACCGTGGGCGATATCCATCGTGTCAGCAATGCGTTTGACGATCGCGTCTCCATCAGCATCCACGTTTATGGCGCAAATATCGGCGCGGTTCAGCGCGCGGTATATCGTGAAGACGGCAGCGAAAACGTGTTTATCTCCGGTTACAGCAACCGTTATTTACCCAACATCTGGGATCTTTCACATGACTAA
- a CDS encoding rhodanese homology domain-containing protein, which translates to MTKSVFPLRQTADIIAALRQQQEVALVDVRDEALYATGHPLFAVNIPLSKLELEWLDRIPRRETAITLYDNGEGLAQTAAERIAALGYHNVALLADDLQGWQDAGGELFIDVNSPSKAFGELVEHHNQTPSLSADEVHALLENGNNVVVLDARRFDEYQTMSIPGATSVPGGELVLRVRDLAPSPTTTVIVNCAGRTRSIIGTQSLVNAGIRNPVYALRNGTIGWTLAGHPLDTGQARRYGTTSETAQRQAAFKARQLADQAGVERIHLSALPGLQQDNRTVYLFDVRDAQEYAAGHLPGSRHVPGGQLVQETDHYSSVRGARIVLIDDDNVRANMAASWLAQLGWQVAVLDGLQASDFSATGAWQAQVPPTAHAEFVSPTQLASWLDEGQTQVLDFTTHANHLNSHIPGAAWLLRSTLQQQGKALLPEAQRYVLTCGSSLLAGYAVQQIAELSGKPVYLLAGGNTAWRAAGLPTEQGSQQLLSPAIDRYRRPYEGTDIEPAVMQAYLDWEYGLVAQLDRDGTHGFRVLKPIAEGQ; encoded by the coding sequence ATGACTAAATCGGTTTTCCCGTTGCGCCAGACGGCCGACATTATTGCAGCGCTGCGCCAGCAGCAGGAAGTGGCGCTGGTGGATGTCCGCGACGAAGCGTTGTATGCCACTGGTCATCCGTTGTTTGCGGTGAACATTCCCTTGTCCAAACTGGAGCTGGAGTGGCTGGATCGTATTCCCCGGCGTGAGACGGCCATCACTTTATATGATAACGGCGAAGGTCTGGCACAAACGGCGGCGGAGCGCATAGCTGCGCTGGGGTATCACAACGTCGCGCTGCTGGCTGACGATCTGCAGGGCTGGCAGGATGCGGGTGGAGAGCTGTTTATTGACGTCAACTCACCCAGCAAAGCTTTTGGTGAACTGGTGGAGCATCATAACCAGACGCCGTCACTATCGGCTGACGAGGTGCATGCGTTGCTGGAAAACGGCAACAATGTGGTGGTGCTGGATGCGCGTCGTTTTGATGAATACCAGACCATGAGTATTCCCGGCGCAACCAGCGTGCCGGGTGGTGAACTGGTGCTGCGGGTACGCGATCTGGCCCCTTCACCGACTACCACGGTGATCGTTAACTGCGCGGGTCGTACCCGCAGCATTATAGGCACGCAATCGCTGGTCAATGCTGGTATCCGTAACCCGGTTTATGCACTGCGCAACGGCACCATCGGCTGGACGCTGGCCGGACATCCGCTCGATACAGGACAGGCGCGCCGCTATGGTACCACCAGCGAAACCGCCCAGCGACAGGCCGCCTTTAAAGCTCGTCAGCTGGCTGACCAGGCAGGCGTGGAGCGTATTCATCTCTCTGCGCTACCGGGTCTTCAGCAGGACAACCGCACCGTCTATCTGTTCGATGTGCGTGATGCGCAGGAATATGCAGCAGGCCATCTGCCTGGCAGCCGCCATGTACCCGGCGGGCAACTGGTGCAGGAGACCGATCATTACTCCAGCGTTCGTGGAGCCCGCATCGTGCTGATCGATGATGACAACGTCCGCGCTAACATGGCGGCATCCTGGCTGGCTCAACTTGGCTGGCAGGTCGCGGTGCTGGATGGATTGCAGGCCAGTGACTTCAGCGCCACCGGAGCATGGCAGGCACAGGTACCACCCACCGCCCATGCTGAATTTGTCTCACCCACCCAGCTCGCCAGCTGGCTGGATGAGGGGCAAACTCAGGTGCTGGATTTCACCACGCACGCCAATCATCTCAACAGTCATATCCCTGGTGCCGCCTGGCTGCTGCGCTCAACCCTGCAACAACAGGGCAAAGCGTTACTTCCCGAGGCGCAACGTTATGTACTGACCTGCGGCAGCAGCCTGCTGGCGGGCTATGCCGTGCAACAGATCGCAGAGCTGAGCGGGAAGCCGGTCTATCTCCTGGCCGGAGGCAACACCGCCTGGCGCGCTGCGGGTCTGCCAACTGAGCAGGGATCGCAACAATTGCTGTCACCAGCGATAGATCGTTATCGCCGTCCCTATGAAGGCACCGATATCGAACCCGCGGTGATGCAAGCGTATCTCGACTGGGAATATGGCCTGGTGGCACAACTGGACCGCGATGGGACACATGGGTTCCGCGTGCTAAAGCCGATTGCTGAGGGGCAGTAA
- a CDS encoding LLM class flavin-dependent oxidoreductase, which translates to MSIQFLGMIGHRLASEIIPASGSLFDKDYIARFARAHEDAGFDRILVGYWSDQPDGFLVTAHAAAHTTKLKFLLAHRPGFVAPTLAARKLASLDHLTDGRLAVHIISGGSDSEQRRDGDFRNKTERYARTDEFLTVLKQSLESTQPYDHQGTYYQAEQAFSAIKPLQKKLPIYFGGSSVEAIDVAARHADVFALWGEPLKGAEETVRNVRAAAAKQGRNIDFNISFRPILGKTEKEAWERAEYIRATAEKQLAETGYTFGLPKPQSVGAQRLLAAANEGDRLDKVLWTGVAKLVQGGYNSTALVGTPEQVSDALLDYYRLGIHNVLIRGFDPLNDVVEYGRELLPLTREKVAALDNKEKRSA; encoded by the coding sequence ATGAGCATTCAATTCCTTGGCATGATTGGCCACCGTCTCGCCTCCGAGATCATCCCGGCCAGCGGCTCGTTATTTGACAAAGATTACATCGCCCGTTTTGCTCGCGCCCATGAAGACGCTGGATTTGACCGTATTCTGGTCGGTTACTGGTCCGATCAACCCGATGGCTTTCTGGTTACCGCTCACGCGGCGGCACACACTACAAAGCTGAAATTCCTGCTGGCACACCGCCCTGGTTTTGTCGCACCCACGCTGGCCGCACGTAAACTGGCTTCGCTCGATCATCTGACCGATGGCCGTCTGGCGGTGCATATCATCAGTGGCGGTAGTGATAGCGAACAACGTCGCGACGGCGATTTTCGCAACAAAACCGAACGCTATGCGCGTACCGATGAGTTTCTGACGGTGCTGAAGCAGAGTCTGGAATCGACTCAGCCCTACGACCACCAGGGAACGTACTATCAGGCCGAACAGGCCTTTTCCGCCATCAAACCCTTGCAGAAAAAGCTGCCGATCTACTTTGGCGGTTCTTCTGTCGAAGCTATTGACGTCGCCGCGCGTCATGCGGATGTGTTTGCGCTGTGGGGCGAGCCGCTTAAAGGCGCAGAAGAAACGGTTCGCAACGTGCGGGCCGCAGCGGCGAAACAGGGAAGGAACATCGATTTTAATATCTCCTTCCGTCCGATCCTCGGCAAAACCGAAAAAGAAGCCTGGGAACGCGCCGAATATATCCGCGCAACCGCCGAAAAGCAGCTGGCGGAAACAGGGTATACCTTCGGTTTGCCGAAACCACAGAGCGTCGGTGCGCAACGCCTGCTGGCTGCCGCGAATGAAGGCGATAGGCTGGATAAAGTGCTGTGGACTGGCGTCGCCAAACTGGTGCAGGGTGGCTACAACTCGACAGCGCTGGTGGGAACGCCAGAACAGGTATCTGATGCGCTGCTCGATTACTATCGCCTCGGCATCCACAACGTGTTGATTCGCGGCTTCGATCCGCTCAATGACGTGGTGGAATATGGTCGTGAGTTGCTGCCGCTGACGCGGGAAAAAGTGGCAGCGCTTGATAACAAAGAAAAAAGGAGCGCCTGA
- a CDS encoding ABC transporter substrate-binding protein — translation MRLAALFASLTLALSLNPLFAAEKVTLRLGDVKGDRFAALKASGELNNLPYDLKLTAFDSGAPVQEALNAGALDVGFTGDLPFLFVYAAGAPVKAVGAWQNNPDSIALLTRPNAGVHSLQDLKGKQIAVNRGGWGHYLILGLLERAGLKPDDVTLRFLGPVDGRAALTSGAVAAWAPWEPYIATSTVVDGTVRVPQGGGKGIMSGYSYALARDEALSNPEKRKAIADLLVRLAKAQIWAQHHPEEFARVLGKTLNMPTNITASWIADARIRPLVFDASLIGTLQKSADFFHRYQVLPKQVDVSKAFDFSLAAGANQVAKSAQGDKS, via the coding sequence ATGCGCCTGGCTGCTTTATTTGCCAGTCTGACCCTGGCGTTATCCCTTAATCCGCTGTTTGCGGCAGAAAAAGTCACCCTGCGGCTGGGGGATGTCAAAGGCGACCGCTTTGCCGCGCTGAAAGCCTCAGGCGAGCTCAACAACCTGCCATACGATCTTAAACTGACGGCGTTTGATTCTGGTGCACCGGTGCAGGAAGCCCTGAACGCAGGGGCGCTGGATGTCGGTTTCACCGGCGACCTTCCCTTCCTGTTTGTCTATGCCGCTGGCGCGCCGGTTAAAGCCGTGGGGGCGTGGCAGAACAATCCCGATAGCATCGCCCTGCTCACCCGTCCCAATGCCGGGGTGCACAGCCTGCAGGATCTGAAAGGCAAACAAATTGCGGTGAATCGTGGCGGATGGGGCCACTATCTGATTCTTGGCCTGCTGGAACGCGCAGGCCTGAAACCTGACGACGTTACGCTGCGCTTTCTGGGGCCGGTTGATGGCCGCGCCGCGTTAACTTCCGGCGCAGTAGCCGCCTGGGCACCGTGGGAACCATACATTGCCACCTCCACGGTCGTGGATGGCACGGTACGTGTACCGCAGGGGGGCGGCAAGGGGATTATGTCTGGCTACTCTTACGCGCTGGCGCGCGATGAAGCGTTGAGCAATCCGGAAAAGCGCAAAGCCATTGCCGATTTGCTGGTGCGCTTAGCCAAAGCTCAGATCTGGGCACAGCATCATCCCGAAGAATTCGCCCGTGTGCTGGGTAAAACCCTCAACATGCCAACCAACATTACTGCCAGCTGGATCGCTGATGCGCGCATCCGTCCTTTGGTGTTTGATGCCAGCCTGATCGGCACCCTGCAAAAATCAGCGGATTTCTTCCACCGCTACCAGGTGCTGCCAAAACAGGTCGATGTCAGCAAAGCCTTTGATTTCAGCCTCGCGGCAGGAGCCAACCAGGTAGCGAAAAGTGCCCAGGGGGATAAATCGTGA
- a CDS encoding STM2901 family protein, with product MDTTEQLNGTYFYKGLTNLTAGELFFFVFLEEAQKQLGAGDVVALALIILGQPTQSTRGKPAGATPGTSILSENLRRWLKFRVNRWPTLTNESIRHLRFSYVTNLGAFAGRWIPVLGIAFMMNDVARIGFNTLNTYNQIAREGDRLW from the coding sequence ATGGATACGACGGAGCAGCTAAATGGGACATACTTCTACAAGGGATTAACCAATCTTACCGCTGGTGAGTTGTTCTTTTTTGTCTTTCTGGAAGAAGCTCAAAAGCAGCTTGGTGCAGGTGATGTGGTGGCTCTGGCTCTTATCATCTTAGGGCAGCCAACTCAAAGTACCAGAGGAAAGCCTGCTGGAGCAACGCCAGGAACATCAATTCTCAGTGAAAATCTTCGACGCTGGTTAAAGTTTCGTGTCAACCGTTGGCCCACACTGACAAACGAAAGCATCCGACACTTACGCTTTAGCTATGTGACTAATCTGGGAGCCTTTGCTGGTCGCTGGATACCGGTTTTGGGCATCGCTTTTATGATGAATGATGTTGCGCGGATAGGGTTTAATACTCTCAATACTTATAATCAAATTGCCAGAGAGGGTGATCGCTTATGGTGA
- a CDS encoding DUF1493 family protein: MVKDIEKAVIEWYAKTYNSKPLFAKTKPVLTPATSLNMGKYPWARETGDEIMKDYFQRFNVDTSDFNFIAYWPYEKGMLPNFLRPKSQKITQVEPKSLTIHMLIESAKAGRWLFD; encoded by the coding sequence ATGGTGAAAGATATCGAAAAAGCGGTTATTGAATGGTATGCGAAAACCTACAACAGCAAGCCTCTCTTTGCCAAAACTAAACCCGTATTGACGCCTGCAACGAGTCTGAACATGGGAAAATATCCCTGGGCGAGGGAGACAGGCGACGAAATCATGAAAGACTACTTCCAACGTTTTAATGTTGACACCAGTGACTTTAATTTCATTGCATACTGGCCCTATGAGAAGGGAATGCTACCTAATTTTCTTCGCCCGAAGTCGCAAAAAATCACTCAGGTGGAGCCTAAATCACTCACCATTCATATGCTGATCGAATCCGCCAAAGCCGGGCGTTGGCTGTTTGATTAA